The genomic window TCTGTCCCTTTGGGCTCTTTTTCCTCTTTCGCTGCATCCAGCGCCAAGGTCTGCTTTCCCGATTCTGGGTTAGTTGATGACGTGAAGGTCAAAACCGTCTGACGTTCAACAGCCCGCCGATCAGTCGAAAATCCGCCGCAGCTGTTCCTCGGCCTGATCGCGCAGGCGATCTTCCAGGGCATCCTCGATTCCCTCCCCGCCCTGACCGTTCTCAACATCGACGCCAAGCGCATCTCTGGCCTGATCCCGCAACCGCTGTTCCAGCGCGTCCTGCTCGGCTTGCAGCCGCTCGCGCGCTGCCGCCTCCAGCCGTTCGCGTTGTTCCGCAAGCTCCTGCTCGGCGATATAGGCCAGATCAGGGCGGAAGCTCAGATCGGCCCATGGCCCGGTGATCAGGATCGGCACCCGAAGCCCGCCACTGCCATCATCATCCTGCATGACGGCGGGGATCACCCGGTAATCCACGTTTTGCGCCCCGATATCCGTGCTGCCCGCACCGGTGACCCGGCCCCAGGGGGCCGCCAGTGCCAGATCCTCATTCCGCAACACGCCATCGGTGATTGTGAAACTGGCCACCAGACTGTCATAGACCGTCCGCGCCCCCTCCCCCCGGTAGGAACTGTCGAAATTTCGGATCATACCGGCCAGATCAAACCCCAGAATGGCGCCCTGGCCGAAAGTGACCGAACCGCTGCCATCCAGACTGTGCATCAGGCTGTTCATGTCATCCCCGACGCCCAGCACATTCAGCGCGATATCCCCCCGCCCGTCCAGCCGGTCATAACCTGCAAGCTGCGACAACAGCGGGGTCAGCGCCACACCCCGAAACGCCAGATTGACACGGGAAGACAGGCCGCCGCGCCCATTGACCACCACTTCGCCCGACAGCGTACCGCCATAGGCCCCGATCCGATCAAGCCCAAGCACCAGACGCCCGCGATCCAGATTTGTACGCAGATCGACCCCATCCAGCACCGCCAGACCCAGATCAAGACGCTCCAGGGCTACGGAAAGCTCTGCATCCATCGCAAACAAGCCGCTGACATCAATCCGGTCCCGGGACCAGCCGGAGCCAGCGCTGGTGCTGCTGGCACCGCCGCTACTGGCACCGCTTTGGGTCTCACCGCCGGTTATCGCGCTTAAATCCACGTCACCGCCGATCAGCGCACCATTCAGCATCCAGCGCTCATCCCCCGGCAGCATATCCAGATCGGCCTCGAACCGGTGGTCATCCAGCAAAATATCCCCACCCCGCAGATGCAGGGAGCCTTCTGAGGCCAGAACCACATTGCCCGCCAGTTCAATCCGCTCCCGGCCAAGGCCTTGTGGCAGAACCGGTGCGGCCTGACCTGCCACGGCCATCAATGGGCCCAGATCACGGGCGGCAAAACGCAATTCGCCTTCCGCGGCCGGGGCCAGACCTGCACGCCCGTCAAAACTCAGATCGCCCCCATCCCAGCCCAGATGGACGGTCACCGACTGTACCGCGCCGTCAAGCAAGGCGGCGATGCCCGCGACCGAGGCCTCAAGGGTCAGGTCACTGCCATTGACCCTGCCGCTGGCCTCGACACTGGCGGCTCCTCCGGCTTCGGGCAGACGCAGGGTCAGATCAAGCGCATCGGCCCGAAATTCCTGCCCGGTCCCCAGATCTCGATACAACAGGGAGGCATCGTGCAGCATGGCCGCATCAAAGCCAAGGCTTGCCAGAATGCCGCCGCCGCCGCTGTCTTCGGTCCCGGTGGATGTGTCTGTGCCGGTGTCAGAGACCTCTTCCGCATCCTCAAAGCGCCAGCTTTCGCGCCCATCCGCCGCGCGCACCAGAACCAGCCGGGCCGTCTCCAGCCGGGCCTGTTCCAGTTGAATGCGCCCGGCAAGCAAGGCCTGCCAGCTTACACCCAGGTTCAGCGCCTCGGCTGTCAGCATCGGGCCATCCGTGACCCAGTCAGGATTGCCGATCTGCACATTCGCGACCCGGACCCCCAGATAGGGCGTAAAGCTTGGCCGGATACCGCCGGTGATCTGCACGGGCCGGCCTGTGGCCTGTTCCAGACGATCCGCCGCCAAAGCGGCAATCCGTTCCGCCGGAATCGACAACAGCGCCCCTATGATCAGCAACCCGAGGATCAGAAGCGCCAGAATTGTTCGGAAAATCCACCGCATCACCTGTCCTTATCGTTACGACTCAAACCTATAGCTTTCGGGTTTACCCTGAAACAGACAGTATCGAAAACCGCGTTCGAGCCAAAGGCGAGAGGCCGCTTTTTTCGATCCAAGGCTGACCCGAAACGGGTTAGCGCGCCTTGGCAAACGGAAACAGCCCTTTGCGGCTTTGCTCAGGGGGAAAATGGGCAAAGACGTACCCTTGCTGATCAACTGCCTATCAAAAGCGCCCTTCCCCCGCGCCGTCTCAGCCGCTATCTGGCACCCTTATGAGCCAGAACCCGCCAGACCTCCGCCCGGATCTAGCCCGGGCCCATGTGCCACGCGACGCCCGACCGGGCCAGCCCACCATCGGCATGGTCTCTCTTGGCTGCCCCAAGGCGCTGGTCGACAGTGAGCGTATTCTGACCCGCCTTCGGGCGGAGGGATATGCGATTTCGCCTGATTATGATGGGGCCGAGGCGGTGATTGTGAACACCTGCGGCTTTCTTGACAGCGCCAAGGCCGAAAGCCTGGACGCGATTGGTGAAGCGCTCCGCGAAAACGGCCGGGTGATCGTGACCGGATGTCTGGGGGCCGAGCCTGACTATATCACCGGCACCCATCCCAAAGTGCTGGCGGTGACCGGCCCGCATCAATATGAACAGGTGCTGGATGCGGTGCACACCGCCGTGCCGCCCGCCCCCGACCCGTTCATCGACCTGCTGCCGGGCAGCAGTGTCAGCCTGACGCCCCGCCATTACAGCTATCTGAAGATATCCGAGGGCTGTAACCACAAATGCAAATTCTGCATCATCCCCGATATGCGCGGGCGGCTGGCCTCGCGTCCCGCTTTCGCGGTGATGCGGGAGGCGGAAAAACTTGTAGAGGCCGGGGTGCAGGAACTGCTGGTGATCAGTCAGGATACCTCGGCATATGGCGTTGATATCCGCCATGCGGAAGACCGGGGTCACCGCGCCCATATCACCGATCTGGCCCGCGATCTGGGGGCGCTTGGGGCCTGGGTGCGGTTGCATTACGTCTACCCCTACCCCCATGTGCGCCAGCTGATCCCGATCATGGCGGACCCGTCGAACGGGCTTCTCCCTTACCTCGATATCCCGTTCCAGCATGCCCATCCCGATGTGCTGCGCCGCATGGCGCGC from Rhodophyticola sp. CCM32 includes these protein-coding regions:
- a CDS encoding AsmA family protein → MRWIFRTILALLILGLLIIGALLSIPAERIAALAADRLEQATGRPVQITGGIRPSFTPYLGVRVANVQIGNPDWVTDGPMLTAEALNLGVSWQALLAGRIQLEQARLETARLVLVRAADGRESWRFEDAEEVSDTGTDTSTGTEDSGGGGILASLGFDAAMLHDASLLYRDLGTGQEFRADALDLTLRLPEAGGAASVEASGRVNGSDLTLEASVAGIAALLDGAVQSVTVHLGWDGGDLSFDGRAGLAPAAEGELRFAARDLGPLMAVAGQAAPVLPQGLGRERIELAGNVVLASEGSLHLRGGDILLDDHRFEADLDMLPGDERWMLNGALIGGDVDLSAITGGETQSGASSGGASSTSAGSGWSRDRIDVSGLFAMDAELSVALERLDLGLAVLDGVDLRTNLDRGRLVLGLDRIGAYGGTLSGEVVVNGRGGLSSRVNLAFRGVALTPLLSQLAGYDRLDGRGDIALNVLGVGDDMNSLMHSLDGSGSVTFGQGAILGFDLAGMIRNFDSSYRGEGARTVYDSLVASFTITDGVLRNEDLALAAPWGRVTGAGSTDIGAQNVDYRVIPAVMQDDDGSGGLRVPILITGPWADLSFRPDLAYIAEQELAEQRERLEAAARERLQAEQDALEQRLRDQARDALGVDVENGQGGEGIEDALEDRLRDQAEEQLRRIFD
- the rimO gene encoding 30S ribosomal protein S12 methylthiotransferase RimO, coding for MSQNPPDLRPDLARAHVPRDARPGQPTIGMVSLGCPKALVDSERILTRLRAEGYAISPDYDGAEAVIVNTCGFLDSAKAESLDAIGEALRENGRVIVTGCLGAEPDYITGTHPKVLAVTGPHQYEQVLDAVHTAVPPAPDPFIDLLPGSSVSLTPRHYSYLKISEGCNHKCKFCIIPDMRGRLASRPAFAVMREAEKLVEAGVQELLVISQDTSAYGVDIRHAEDRGHRAHITDLARDLGALGAWVRLHYVYPYPHVRQLIPIMADPSNGLLPYLDIPFQHAHPDVLRRMARPAAAAKTLDEIAAWRAICPDITLRSTFIVGYPGETEAEFQTLLDWLDEAKLDRVGCFKYENVEGARSNALPDHLPEEVKEERFARFMEKAQAISAARLEAKLGQQIEVIIDAVDAEGATCRTKADAPEIDGNLFIDAGFEALEPGQIVTVEVDEASEYDLWGRLI